The Halotia branconii CENA392 region CATCAGGTGATTACCTACTGTGCTATTGGTGGACGCTCTGGACATACTTGGTTTGTCTTAAAGTATTTACTGGGGTATCCCCATGTGCAGAATTATGATGGATCTTGGAATGAGTGGAGTCGGCTTGCTAATCTGCCGATTGAAAAATAAGAAACTCCACCCATATTGAAGAAGACAGAAGGCAGAAAGATCGATTGCTGGTGGGTCAGAATCCCCCTGCAATCGAAGACTGCCAAACAAAGTTTGAGGGGGGTCTTAAACCAAATTCGAGAAAGATAGGGCTACTCAACCAACAAATCAACCTTCTGCCTCCTGCCCTTTACCTTTCTCGCAAAGCGAGATCAAACCGAATTACTATATATATGCAATGTCTTGCCAAAAAGGGTGTTCATGTCGCAACTCTTAGCTAGTACTGGAACCATTGCTGCGATCGCTACTGCTGTTGTCCCGCAACAGGGTAGTGTAGGCATTGTCCGAGTCTCTGGTTCCCAAGCGATCGCGATCGCCGCAACTCTTTTTCATGCACCAGGACGGCAAGTTTGGGAAACTCACCGGATTCTCTATGGTTATATCCGTCATCCTCAGACGCAACAGCTAATAGATGAAGCGCTGTTGTTGATTATGAAAGCCCCTCGTTCTTACACTCGTGAAGATGTAGTGGAATTGCATTGTCATGGTGGAATTATCGCAGTACAACAAGTACTGCAACTGTGTTTGGAAAATGGAGCCAGACTAGCCCAACCAGGAGAATTTACTCTGCGAGCGTTTTTGAATGGGCGGGTGGATTTAACTCAAGCTGAAAGTATTGCTGATTTAGTCGGAGCGCGATCGCCTCAAGCTGCACAAATTGCTTTAGTGGGTTTACAGGGTAAGTTAGCTCAGCCGATTCGCCAGTTACGCGCCAATTGTCTAAATATTTTGGCAGAGATTGAAGCCAGAATTGATTTTGAGGAAGACTTACCCCCTCTGGATGATAAAGCTATCATATCAGAAATCAAAAACATTGCCGCAGAAATCAGTAAATTATTAGCCACGAAAGACAAAGGTGAACTGCTACGCACAGGTTTGAAAGTGGCGATCGTTGGTCGTCCGAATGTTGGGAAATCGAGTTTGTTGAATGCTTGGAGCCAAAGCGATCGCGCTATTGTTACCGATTTACCTGGTACAACCCGCGATGTTGTGGAATCTCAGTTAATTGTCGGGGGGATTCCTGTGCAAGTGCTAGATACAGCAGGGATTAGAGAAACAGTAGACCAAGTAGAAAAAATTGGCGTAGAGCGATCGCGTCGTGCTGCCAATGCCGCTGATTTAGTCTTGCTTACCATCGATGCTTCAGCAGGTTGGACAAAAGGCGATCAAGAAATTTACGCCCAAGTAAAGCATCGTCCTTTAATTTTAGTCATCAATAAAATAGACCTTGTAGAGACGCGATTCATCGCGTCTTGGAAATATCCCGATAAAATAAATCAAATTGTCACCACAATAGCGGCACAAAACCAAGGTATTGATACCTTAGAAATAGCAATTTTAGAAATAATTAAAACTGAAAAAATTCAAGCTGTTGACATAGATTTAGCGATTAATCAAAGGCAAGCTTCAGCCTTAATTCAAGCCAAAATATCCTTAGAACAAGTAAAAACAACAATTGCGGAAAAATTGCCTCTTGATTTCTGGACAATTGATTTACGAGGGGCAATTCATGCATTAGGCGAGATTACTGGAGAGGAAGTTACAGAATCAGTCTTAGATAGAATTTTCAGTAAATTCTGTATTGGTAAATAAATCAGATTTTGCAGATTGTCTTTTAGCTAAATGTTTCAAAATTAAGTGTTCACAAAGTAATCTGGTTTGATTTGGTGAACACTCGTAGAGGTAGGGAATAGAGAAGAAAAAATAATAATGTACCTAGCTTCGTCAAAATTAAATATGAGTTTTATATTTTGAGTAGCAAATGAATTAAAATGCTAGTTAGAGTGGTAGTATGAAGATTGCCAAAACAGCAGAAAAAGATTTGTTGAAAACCTGTAGGCATTTTTAGATCGTATCCTACTTTATGTACATCTCAATTCGCCAAGCAACCATACAAGATACCATGATAGTCTCCGATGTGCTGTTAGAAGCAGCTTCATGGCTTCAGCAGCGTGGTATACCTTTGTGGCATGATAGCGAAGTTTCACCAGCAAGTATCTCTGAAGATATTGCCGAAGGCTTGTTTTTCATTGCTGAATGGGCTGGTGAACCAGCTGGTACAATTAAGTTTCAGCTTGAGGATTTGCTTTTTTGGCCTGACATTTCTCAGGAGGAATCAGCATTTGTACATCGCCTAGCTATTCGGCGACGTTACTCTGGAGGTAAAGTCTCTTCGGCACTAATTAATTGGGCAATCGAATACGCACAAGCACTCGGTAGATGTTATTT contains the following coding sequences:
- the mnmE gene encoding tRNA uridine-5-carboxymethylaminomethyl(34) synthesis GTPase MnmE, whose product is MSQLLASTGTIAAIATAVVPQQGSVGIVRVSGSQAIAIAATLFHAPGRQVWETHRILYGYIRHPQTQQLIDEALLLIMKAPRSYTREDVVELHCHGGIIAVQQVLQLCLENGARLAQPGEFTLRAFLNGRVDLTQAESIADLVGARSPQAAQIALVGLQGKLAQPIRQLRANCLNILAEIEARIDFEEDLPPLDDKAIISEIKNIAAEISKLLATKDKGELLRTGLKVAIVGRPNVGKSSLLNAWSQSDRAIVTDLPGTTRDVVESQLIVGGIPVQVLDTAGIRETVDQVEKIGVERSRRAANAADLVLLTIDASAGWTKGDQEIYAQVKHRPLILVINKIDLVETRFIASWKYPDKINQIVTTIAAQNQGIDTLEIAILEIIKTEKIQAVDIDLAINQRQASALIQAKISLEQVKTTIAEKLPLDFWTIDLRGAIHALGEITGEEVTESVLDRIFSKFCIGK
- a CDS encoding GNAT family N-acetyltransferase, with the protein product MYISIRQATIQDTMIVSDVLLEAASWLQQRGIPLWHDSEVSPASISEDIAEGLFFIAEWAGEPAGTIKFQLEDLLFWPDISQEESAFVHRLAIRRRYSGGKVSSALINWAIEYAQALGRCYLRLDCQASRLRLRAVYESFGFRHHSDRQMGAFFVSRYEYKIPPKLT